Proteins from a genomic interval of Streptococcus oralis:
- the leuB gene encoding 3-isopropylmalate dehydrogenase, translating to MTKKIVALAGDGIGPEIMEAGLEVLETLAEKTGFDYEIDGRPFGGAGIDAEGHPLPDETLKACRGADAIILAAIGSPQYDGAAIRPEQGLLALRKELNLYANIRPVKIFESLKHLSPLKPEQIAGVDFVVVRELTGGIYFGDHILEDRKARDINDYSYEEVERILRKAFEIASNRRKIVTSIDKQNVLATSKLWRRVAEEVAKDFPDVTLEHQLVDSAAMLMITNPAKFDVIVTENLFGDILSDESSVLSGTLGVMPSASHSENGPSLYEPIHGSAPDIAGQGIANPISMILSVAMMLRDSFGRYEDAECIEHAVEGSLASGVLTRDIGGKASTKEMTEAIIERL from the coding sequence ATGACAAAGAAAATAGTAGCTCTAGCAGGGGACGGAATCGGTCCAGAAATCATGGAAGCTGGTTTGGAAGTTTTGGAGACCCTAGCTGAAAAAACGGGCTTTGACTATGAGATAGATGGGCGACCTTTTGGAGGGGCAGGTATTGATGCTGAGGGGCATCCCTTACCTGATGAGACCCTCAAGGCATGTAGAGGAGCAGATGCTATTATCCTAGCGGCTATTGGTAGTCCCCAGTATGATGGGGCAGCGATTCGGCCTGAACAAGGACTGCTGGCCCTCCGTAAGGAACTCAATCTTTATGCCAATATTCGCCCTGTAAAAATCTTTGAAAGTCTCAAACATTTGTCACCTCTCAAACCTGAACAAATTGCTGGTGTGGACTTTGTCGTGGTGCGTGAGCTGACAGGAGGGATTTACTTTGGAGATCATATTCTTGAAGATCGAAAAGCGCGTGATATCAACGACTACAGCTATGAGGAAGTGGAGCGGATTCTTCGCAAGGCATTTGAAATCGCAAGCAATCGCAGAAAAATCGTTACTAGTATCGATAAGCAGAATGTTTTGGCAACATCAAAACTTTGGCGGAGAGTAGCTGAGGAAGTCGCAAAGGATTTCCCAGACGTGACCTTGGAACACCAGTTGGTGGACTCAGCTGCTATGCTCATGATTACCAATCCTGCTAAGTTTGATGTTATTGTGACGGAGAATCTTTTCGGTGATATCTTATCTGATGAATCAAGCGTTCTATCTGGTACACTTGGGGTCATGCCATCAGCCAGTCATTCTGAAAATGGCCCAAGTCTCTATGAACCCATTCACGGTTCAGCGCCTGATATTGCAGGTCAAGGAATTGCCAATCCTATTTCCATGATTTTATCAGTTGCCATGATGTTGAGAGATAGCTTTGGACGTTATGAGGATGCGGAGTGTATCGAACATGCTGTTGAAGGTAGTTTAGCGTCTGGTGTTTTAACAAGAGATATTGGAGGAAAGGCTTCGACCAAGGAAATGACAGAAGCCATCATTGAAAGATTATGA
- a CDS encoding DUF1294 domain-containing protein codes for MKINEGITLALLIWNLLVFLIYGIDKSKARRGAWRVPEKILLILALTCGGFGAWLAGITFHHKTRKWYFKTVWFLGMVTTLVALYFIWR; via the coding sequence ATGAAGATAAATGAAGGAATCACGCTTGCCCTCTTGATTTGGAATTTGCTGGTTTTCTTGATTTATGGCATTGACAAATCCAAGGCAAGAAGAGGTGCTTGGCGCGTCCCAGAGAAAATCTTACTCATTTTAGCCCTTACTTGTGGTGGTTTTGGTGCCTGGTTGGCAGGAATCACCTTTCACCACAAGACTAGAAAATGGTATTTTAAAACAGTTTGGTTTCTCGGGATGGTAACCACACTAGTAGCCTTATATTTTATTTGGAGGTAA
- the leuC gene encoding 3-isopropylmalate dehydratase large subunit — protein sequence MAGKSIFDKVWERHVITGEEGQPQLMYVDQHYIHEVTSPQAFQGLRDAGRRLRRPDLTFGTFDHNVPTVNIYDIRDVISKAQIDKLAKNVEEFGIEHAAHGSEKQGIVHMVGPETGRTQPGKFIVCGDSHTATHGAFGAIAFGIGTSEVEHVFATQTLWQVKPKKMLVEFTGVPQKGVYSKDYILALIAKYGVACGVGYVVEYRGQAIDALTMEERMTICNMSIEFGSKMGIMNPDQTTYDYLKGRECVPEDFEEAVADWKTLVSDEDAVYDKVIQMDVSDLAPMVTWGTNPAMGVDFDSSFPEIKDMNDERAYHYMDLEPGQKPADIELGYIFIGSCTNARLSDLQLAARFVKGKKIAPNLTAIVVPGSRPVKRAAEKLGLDKVFLDAGFEWRDPGCSMCLGMNPDKVPDGVHCASTSNRNFEDRQGFGAKTHLCSPAMAAAAAIAGRFVDVRQMPEAQ from the coding sequence ATGGCAGGAAAATCGATTTTTGATAAAGTATGGGAACGCCATGTCATCACAGGAGAAGAGGGGCAGCCCCAACTCATGTATGTGGATCAGCACTATATTCATGAAGTGACCAGTCCCCAAGCTTTTCAAGGACTGCGAGACGCAGGTCGTAGATTGAGACGGCCAGACTTGACATTTGGAACTTTTGATCATAATGTTCCGACAGTTAATATCTACGATATTCGAGATGTCATTTCTAAGGCTCAAATTGATAAGCTTGCTAAAAATGTTGAGGAGTTTGGGATTGAACATGCTGCCCACGGTTCTGAAAAGCAGGGAATCGTTCACATGGTTGGTCCAGAAACAGGACGGACCCAACCAGGAAAATTCATCGTCTGTGGAGACAGCCATACAGCTACTCACGGAGCTTTCGGAGCTATCGCTTTTGGAATTGGGACCAGTGAGGTCGAGCATGTCTTTGCTACACAGACACTCTGGCAGGTCAAACCCAAGAAAATGTTGGTAGAATTCACTGGTGTTCCTCAAAAAGGAGTTTATTCTAAGGATTACATTTTAGCCTTAATTGCCAAGTATGGCGTTGCCTGTGGTGTAGGCTATGTGGTGGAATATCGAGGGCAGGCGATTGATGCTCTGACCATGGAAGAGCGAATGACCATCTGCAATATGTCCATCGAGTTTGGTTCTAAGATGGGGATCATGAATCCGGATCAAACTACCTATGATTATCTCAAGGGACGGGAATGTGTTCCAGAGGATTTCGAGGAGGCGGTTGCCGACTGGAAGACGCTAGTCAGTGATGAGGATGCTGTCTATGATAAGGTTATCCAGATGGATGTTTCAGACTTGGCTCCCATGGTGACTTGGGGAACCAATCCTGCTATGGGCGTTGACTTTGACAGTAGCTTCCCAGAAATTAAGGATATGAATGATGAACGAGCTTATCATTACATGGACTTGGAGCCTGGTCAAAAGCCAGCGGACATTGAACTAGGATATATTTTTATCGGGTCTTGTACCAATGCTCGGCTAAGTGACTTGCAACTGGCTGCTCGATTTGTCAAAGGGAAGAAAATAGCTCCCAACTTAACAGCTATCGTGGTTCCAGGCTCTCGTCCTGTGAAACGAGCTGCTGAGAAGTTGGGCTTGGATAAGGTTTTCTTAGATGCTGGCTTTGAGTGGCGAGACCCAGGTTGCTCTATGTGCCTAGGGATGAATCCTGACAAGGTCCCTGATGGTGTCCACTGTGCCTCAACCAGTAACCGCAACTTTGAGGATAGGCAGGGATTTGGTGCTAAAACCCATCTCTGCAGTCCAGCCATGGCAGCAGCAGCAGCTATCGCAGGGCGTTTCGTAGATGTTCGGCAAATGCCAGAGGCTCAGTAA
- the leuD gene encoding 3-isopropylmalate dehydratase small subunit produces MEKFTVYTGTTVPLMNDNIDTDQILPKQFLKLIDKKGFGKYLMYAWRYLDDKYTEDPDFVFNRPEYRKASILISGDNFGAGSSREHAAWALADYGFKVVIAGSFGDIHYNNELNNGMLPIVQPRKVREKLAQLKPTDQVTVDLEQQKIISPVGEFTFEIDSEWKHKLLNGLDDIGITLQYEDLIAAYEKQRPAYWQE; encoded by the coding sequence ATGGAGAAATTTACAGTTTATACGGGAACGACCGTTCCTCTTATGAATGATAACATTGATACTGACCAAATCCTTCCCAAGCAGTTTCTGAAATTAATTGATAAGAAAGGCTTTGGTAAGTACCTCATGTATGCTTGGCGTTATCTAGACGATAAGTATACTGAGGATCCAGACTTTGTCTTTAATCGACCTGAATATCGCAAAGCCAGTATTCTCATTTCAGGTGATAACTTTGGGGCGGGGTCTTCGAGGGAACACGCAGCTTGGGCTCTAGCTGACTATGGTTTTAAGGTCGTGATTGCAGGATCTTTCGGGGACATTCATTACAATAATGAACTCAATAATGGTATGTTGCCCATCGTTCAGCCTAGGAAGGTTAGAGAAAAGCTAGCCCAACTCAAACCGACCGATCAGGTAACTGTAGACTTGGAACAACAAAAAATCATCTCACCAGTTGGAGAATTCACTTTCGAAATCGATAGCGAGTGGAAACACAAGCTCTTAAATGGTTTGGATGATATCGGCATTACTTTGCAGTATGAAGACTTGATTGCTGCCTATGAAAAACAACGTCCAGCCTACTGGCAGGAATAG